In Polaribacter pacificus, the genomic window GTCTAACTTTTTTAATTGGCTAACTTTAGAAAGACCAATATTTTTAGCAACTTCTTGAAGTTCAACAAGAGTTTTTGCTTTTAGTTCTGTGATTTCGAACATGTGTAGTATGTTAAATTTATTTTTAAATTCTTTTGAAAATGTATAGTCAGAATGGTTATTAGATTGTATCTGAAATAGGTGCCTTAGGTATCAAGGTTCCTTATGCGTAGTTGATATATTGAAGCAAATATATAGAATTATTTTTAACCACAAAGTTTCTTTTTAAAAAAAGAAAGTTTTACTTTTGTTTTGTAATTATAGAAAATGATTCAACGAATACAAAGTGTATATTTATTTTTGGCAGCCCTTGTTTCTGGGGGCTTGATTTATGTGTTTAATTTATGGACTCTTAAAACAGGAGTTCAAGTTATGGCATTTGATTTATTGTCAAATGAGAGTATTTTATTAAAAACAATTCCATTTTCATATTTACTATCGGCCTTACTGTCTTTTATCGCTATTTTTATTTTTAAAAATAGACAACTACAATTTGTGTTAGGTAGATTGAATATGTTAATTAACTTATATTTATTAGGTGTGCTTATATATGTGTCACAAACTATATCTGGAGAAATGAGTATTTCGGAGAAGGGTATTGGGATGTTTATACCTACCATTGCAGTCTTGCTATTAGTTATGGCAAACAGAGCAATTAAGAAGGATGAAGATCTTGTAAAATCTGTTGATAGATTAAGGTAAGCCTAGCATCTTAGTATATTTAGTGCGAAAAAAGCCAAGGAAATTTAATTCCTTGGCT contains:
- a CDS encoding DUF4293 domain-containing protein encodes the protein MIQRIQSVYLFLAALVSGGLIYVFNLWTLKTGVQVMAFDLLSNESILLKTIPFSYLLSALLSFIAIFIFKNRQLQFVLGRLNMLINLYLLGVLIYVSQTISGEMSISEKGIGMFIPTIAVLLLVMANRAIKKDEDLVKSVDRLR